TCCGTGATCGAGCTCCGGGTGGCCAAGGAAGACCTCGGGAAGGTCATCGGCCGGCAGGGACGGACCGCCCGGGCCATGCGGACCATCCTGAGCGCCGCCTCCACGAAGCTTCGCAAGAGGGCCGTCCTCGAAATCCTTGAGTAAACGCCCGGGGGCCACATCCGCCGACCTCGTGCCCGTGGGCCGGGTCGTCAAGGCCCACGGCATCCGCGGCGAGATCCGCATCCATCCTCACGACGCCGAGGGGCTCGGGATCCTCGGCGCCGACGCCCTCGTCCTCGGCGACTCGCGCGGGACCGAAACCTTCCGGGTGCGGGCCGCCCGTCCCCGGGGCCGCCTGGTGATCGTCTCCCTGGAGGGGGTGGCGGACCGGGACCGGGCGGAGGCCCTGGTGGGGCGGGAGGTCCACCAGCTCCGGGAGGCCATGCCCCCCCTCGGGCCCGGGGAGTACTACTGGTTCCAGCTGGAGGGGCTCCGGGTCTGGACCACCCGGGGCCGGTATCTCGGGGTGCTCCGGCGGTTTCTCGACACCGGGGCCCACGACGTCTACGTGGTCGACGGCCCGCAGGGCGAGGTCCTCATCCCCGCCGTGCCGGAGGTGGTGACGGAGGTGGACCTCGAGGGGAGGCGGATCCTGGTGGACCCGCCCCCGGGGCTGGTCGAGACCGATGCGGTTTGACATCCTGACCATCTTTCCCGGCTTCTTCGACTCCCCGCTCAGGGAGAGCCTGCTCGGCAAGGCCTTGGCCGCCGGGCACCTCGACGTTCGGGTGGTGGACCTGCGCGGATTCACCGACGACCGGCACCGCACCACGGACGACCGCCCCTACGGCGGGGGCGAGGGCATGGTGATGAAGCCCGGGCCCTTGTTCCGGGCCATCGAGGCCCTCCGGGCCGAACCGCCGCCGCCTCGGGTGGTGCTCTTCACGCCCCGGGGGCGACTTCTGGATCAGCCCCTCGTGGAAGAGATGGCACGATGGGAACGGATCGTGCTGGTCTGCGGGCGGTACGAGGGGGTGGACGAGCGCGTCCACCGGCACGCCGCCGACCTCGAGGTCTCGGTGGGGGACTACGTCCTCGCCGGGGGCGAGACGGCGGCCCTCGCGGTGGTG
This genomic interval from Dissulfurirhabdus thermomarina contains the following:
- the trmD gene encoding tRNA (guanosine(37)-N1)-methyltransferase TrmD; the encoded protein is MRFDILTIFPGFFDSPLRESLLGKALAAGHLDVRVVDLRGFTDDRHRTTDDRPYGGGEGMVMKPGPLFRAIEALRAEPPPPRVVLFTPRGRLLDQPLVEEMARWERIVLVCGRYEGVDERVHRHAADLEVSVGDYVLAGGETAALAVVEAVSRLLPGVLGCAASARRDSFSDGLLEYPQYTRPADFRGWRVPEVLLSGDHERIRRWRRECALRLTLERRPDLLAKADLDAADRAFLRRLGWNGTE
- the rimM gene encoding ribosome maturation factor RimM (Essential for efficient processing of 16S rRNA), whose product is MSKRPGATSADLVPVGRVVKAHGIRGEIRIHPHDAEGLGILGADALVLGDSRGTETFRVRAARPRGRLVIVSLEGVADRDRAEALVGREVHQLREAMPPLGPGEYYWFQLEGLRVWTTRGRYLGVLRRFLDTGAHDVYVVDGPQGEVLIPAVPEVVTEVDLEGRRILVDPPPGLVETDAV
- a CDS encoding KH domain-containing protein — protein: MMKELVEYMAKALVDDPDSVEVHEVEGEQTSVIELRVAKEDLGKVIGRQGRTARAMRTILSAASTKLRKRAVLEILE